One genomic segment of Devosia sp. includes these proteins:
- a CDS encoding HK97 family phage prohead protease — protein MMSIPIDAEGRFAGYASVFNRLDSGGDIVLPGAFAKSLAKRRGRIRLLFQHDPKEPVGTWDSIVEDTYGLFVTGRLVPGVPRAEALRRLIENRALDGLSIGFRTVKASREAGSGHRRLSEIDLYEISIVTFPMMEDARIAAPLTAGAAIAAATKTIRNR, from the coding sequence ATGATGTCCATTCCCATCGACGCGGAGGGCCGGTTTGCCGGCTATGCCAGCGTCTTCAACCGGCTCGACAGCGGCGGCGATATCGTTCTGCCGGGGGCCTTCGCCAAGAGCCTGGCCAAAAGGCGCGGGCGCATCAGGCTGCTGTTTCAGCATGACCCCAAGGAGCCGGTCGGCACCTGGGACAGTATTGTCGAGGACACGTACGGCCTGTTCGTGACCGGGCGGCTGGTGCCCGGGGTGCCGCGCGCCGAGGCGCTGCGGCGCCTGATCGAGAACCGGGCGCTCGATGGCTTGTCCATCGGCTTCCGCACGGTGAAGGCCAGCCGCGAGGCGGGCAGCGGGCATCGGCGCCTTTCTGAAATCGACCTCTACGAAATCTCGATCGTGACCTTTCCGATGATGGAGGACGCGCGCATCGCCGCCCCCCTCACCGCCGGCGCGGCCATTGCCGCCGCCACCAAGACTATCCGCAACCGATAG